The Candidatus Nitrosocaldus cavascurensis genome segment CTTCAACACATCATCAAGGCTGCCCTTCAATCCTGCTACATCAAGCAGTAACCTTAGTCTCTCAGCATCTATACCTTTAGATGCATACTCTTGCAGTATAGCATCCCTGCTCTTCTTGGATAACTTGTCAACAGCTCTAAGCATCTCAAGCACTTGATGCTCATCCTCAATACCCAACCTTCTCCTTATCATCCCTTCAAGCATCCTCCTATCAGATACCTCTATCCTAGCCTGTATTCCAAGTGAGTTGAGATAGTGCTTTGTGAACTCTATAACCTCAGCATCAGACTCTATGCTAAAGTTATCATATATCTCCACATCCCACTGATGGAACCATCTATACCTTCCCATCTGAGGCTCATCGTATCTCCACACTGGTCCGAATGCTGCAAGCTTTATGGGCATCTTAAGATCCCTCCTCCCTGCTACATACCTTGTTATACCAACTGTAAGATCAAACCTTAATGCTATATCCCTCCCAGCCTTGTCCTTGAACGCATAGATCTCATCTGCTATCATAGGCCCACTCTTTGCCTCTAGTGTAGAGAGTAGTTCTATAGGCGATGGTTCAACCATGGAGAAGTTGAAGAGCCTTGCACTCTCTATGAACCTATCTCTAGCATGCTCTATAAGCATGTACTCCTCATCCTCAATATCCCTCATCCCTCTTGGTAGTTCAAACCTCAACAGATCATCTTCTTAGCATAGGGATTAAAACCTTCTCCTGCTAACAATAATGTAGATAGATAACAGATTATTGGTAATAAAGACAGTTCTATAACTATAAATTAAAAGCATGCTGCTGATGTGGTATGAAGGGCCCGTGGCCTAGTCAGGATATGGCGAGGGCTTGCGGTTGCTTTGCTTTATTAGTACAGTAAATAGCCCTAGGTCGTGGGATCGAAGCCCACCGGGCCCGTCATCCCTTATCTGATTGATCAATAACTAATGCTAATAATAGTAGTAGTAACGTATGGTTTACATCTACTTATTACTCAGTATCTTCTAATAGATTGGGAAATGGAGTGGAAGGTAAGCAAGAACCCCCTTAGGCATGCTGGAGGTTGTTATGGATAGAGGAGAGGTTATAACAGCAGAGCCTGGTGCCCTAGTGTACATGCAGGGTGATGTTGAGGTTAAGACAAGCACCAAGATAAAGGAGCAGGGATTGCTAAGCAGGGTTAAGAGCACAATCCTTGGAGGGGAGTCGTTCTTCTTGAATGATTACATAGCAAATGGTAGATGTATGTTAGGCTTTGCTGGTCCAATGATAGGGGATATAGAGGGTATACATGTAGATGGTAGTTACATAGTACAGTCTAGGGCATATTTAGCATCCATAGGCAATCTCTCGCTAGATACAAAGTTCCAAGGCATGGTAAAGGGATTGTTTGGTACAGAACTCTTTATGCTCAAGGTAGATGGGAATGGATTGGTCTTCGTTAACACATATGGCAGTTTATTCAAGAAGGAGTTAAAGGATGGGGAGAGGATTGTTGTAGATAACTACCATCTAGTTGCTATGAATGCTACAGCAGAGTACAAGGTTGTGAAGATAGGAGGTATGAAGACTTTGCTACTAGGGGGAGAGGGTCTTGGCATTGATGTTACAGGACCTGCAACACTCTACATTCAGAGTAGGAATATGCTAGAATTGAAGGCTGAACTCACAAGGCTGCTAGAACTTGAAAAGTACAAGGATGCTCAATTCAATGTAGGTATAGGAGCAGGGAAGGAGGAGAGGGATAGGCAGAGATGGGGCTGGGATATGCCAAGGATATAGGATAGGATGAGTGTGCAACCATGATTGTGAATGGACAAGCGTTATATCTTGGGATATCTTACCTACCTAACTGCCTAACTAACTAATTTACTTCCATGCATGCTGAGTCCTCTAACATATATACACTGCTCATACTCTATAGCAAGATCACTCCAATCATAACTCCTCTGATCCATCCTAACATTTAACCCTCTTACTATTGCTACTGGTGTAGACTCATCAGTCTCCCCCATAACCAAGTTTGCTGCAGATGCTATGCAGTCTGCTATAGCATGAAGTGTAACACGCATAACATTCCCAAACAGATCCTTGCTACCCCTTCTATCCTTCACAGGTTCAAATCCAGATACTGCTAGTGCTACTCCAGATGTGCCTATCCTTGTTGGCATCAGCCTACTATCTGCTATCACTATCCCTACTCTCCTCCCCTCATGGATGAGGAACTTATCCCTTAGCATATCTGCTACCCTGAACGCATCGACAGGGTAGAGTATGGATAGCCCATGCATAACATTTGATCTATCTATCCCAGCATTTGGAGCAAGCATACCATCCTTAACAGTTAGCAGGAACCCTGGGACACCACTGAATATATGATCAGCCTCCCTAAGCACCAACTCAGCCATCCTTGCATCCATGTTATGCATTGAGGATATGGCATATGCATCCTTTGCTGGCACAACACTGTTCATATCTATAACCCTACCTTGGCTCATAGCAGCGAACTTGCTAGATACAACTATTATATCATCATCCTCTACATGCTCATTGCATGCTCTTATACTATCTACCATAACCTTGAAGAGATCAAACCTCTCGTGCCTAGGCTTAACCCTTATCCCTATAACCTTCATACATGTTAGATCTCAAAAACATTATTAATGGCTTATCCTATAAGCATCTGCTATGTGTGGGATGACCATAACTGAGAAGATACTTGCTAGAGCATCCAATAGAGAGAGGGTTACAGCAGGGGATGTTGTATTTGCAAGTGTTGATAAGGTGATGGTTCATGATGTCTCTGGTCCTGGGGTTATGATGGTGCTGAGAGAACTTGAGAGGAAGGGGAAGAGGGTAGAGAGGGTATGGGACCCTGATAGAGTCTGGATCGCAGAGGATCACTTTGTACCTGCAGTAGATAAGATAGCAGCAGAGAATATAATCACGCTAGAGAGGATGAGTGAGAGGTTTGGTATAAAGAAGCACTTCAGATATGGGTTGGGGCAGTATGGTATATGCCATACACTCTCACACGAGGAGGCCATGGTGCTACCAGGAGAGGTGTATGTTGGAGGTGACTCCCATACAAATACAACAGGTGCACTAGGATGCTTTGCTACCGGTATGGGGCATACAGATATAGCTTATGTGCTCATTCACGGCAAGATATGGTTCAGGGTACCAGAGACCCTGCTCTTTAGGCTAGAGGGCCATATCCCTACCTATATAATGGCCAAGGATATCATCCTTAAGATAATAGGTGATAGTGGTACTGATGTTGCAAACTACAAGGCTATGCAGTTTGCAGGCTCTGCAGTAGCAGAGATGCCAATGGATGAGCGCTTCACCTTGACCAATATGACTACAGAGGCTGGTGCAAAGAATGGCATAATAGAGCCAGATGAGAGGACTATAGCATACGTGAAGGAGAGAACAGATAGACCGTTCAAGGTTTTGAAGGGTGATGATGATGCAGAGTATGAGGAGGTATTCACCTACGAGGTTGATAAACTCGAGCCTATAGTTGCAAAGCCATACTCTCCAGCAAACATAGCATATGCTAGGGAGTTGAATAGCGTAGAGATAGATAGAGCGTATATAGGCTCATGTACAGGGGCAAAGTACACAGACCTGCTAGAGGCAGCAAGGATCCTCAAGGGTAGGAAGGCAAAGGTTAGGCTTGAAGTGCTACCAGCATCACAGAGCATATACATGAAGGCATTGAACGATGGTTTGCTGAGCATATTCCTTGAGGCTGGAGCAGTTATAGGTCCACCAACCTGTGGTGCATGCTGTGGTGCACACATGGGTGTATTGGCAAAGGATGAGGTATGTGTGAGTACTACCAATAGGAACTTCCCAGGCAGGATGGGCCATGTTGAGTCTAAGACGTATCTAGCATCTCCAAAGGTTGTTGCTGCATCAGCAGTAACAGGGAGGATAACAGATCCTAGAGATGTTGTTGATGGATGAAGGTGGTGATGGTAGTAGTTATGTGTGGTGATGATGCATGATGAGGGGCAGGGTGCACAAATACGCTAGGGATAACATAGATACAGATGTTATAATACCTGGGCCATACCTAAAGATAATGGACCATAACGAGCTTGCAAAGCATGCTATGGAAGGTCTTGACAGGGAGTTTGTGAAGAAGGTAAAGAAGGGAGACTTTATACTTGCTGGGAGGAACTTTGGCTGTGGTTCAAGCAGGGAGCATGCACCTATAGCATTGAGCTATGCTGGTATAAGTGCTGTCCTTGCACTATCATTTGCAAGGATATTCTATAGGAATGCTGTAGATGGTGCCTATCTTCTTCCAATAGAGATAGGTGAGGATGCATACAATGGGATAGAGGATGGTGATGAGTTGGAGATAGATATTGAGAGGAATGAGGTGAGGAATATTAGCAAGGGTAAGGTATACGCGATGAAACCATTCCCTCCTCTGATAAAGAGGATAGTAGATGCTGGAGGGCTATTCAACTATACCCCAGAATAAGTAAGTATCTTTTATTAATAAAAAGATTATTAATATGGAACAACAATTTATTATATCATGGCTAATAATATGGATGATGATATAACAAGGTATGTGAGTGATGAGAGGGAAGAGGAGGAGGCTAGTAAGGGTGAAGATGTGGAAGAGGATAGAGGAGAGGTTAGAGAAGGCAAGAGAGAAGAGAGGGAGTATATACATACAGTTACCAAACTTGGTACCATATCAATACCCATCCCATTGAGGCGTAAGTATGGGATAACCAAGGGCTCAAAGATGAAGTTCATAGATGGTGAGGATGGGATAAGGCTTATACCTCTAGTATCGCTGAGAGGCATGTTTGGTATAGATAAGGAGAATAGAGATGTCGTTATGCGTATGCTTAAGGAGATACTAGAGGGTAGGAGGATGATGATAACTTGATCCCTCATCCTGCTATTAGTAATGGTATGGTTGATGCTAGTAGATTACCAAAGATTATACGGATAGCAAGGTATTATGGGTTGATGGGGTGCATATGAGTTATGGGTATGGTTATGAGTTCACAAGCATACATAATAGATCCTACAGTACTCCTCCTCTACTTCATAGGCAATGAGGATGCAAAGACTGTGGTAGAGAACATCATAGAGGAGCATGCCTATGGCTATATACTTGAACCCATGCTGGTAGAGTTGTTCCAGAAGATGGTGGAGTACTTTGGTT includes the following:
- the hisS gene encoding histidine--tRNA ligase, yielding MRFELPRGMRDIEDEEYMLIEHARDRFIESARLFNFSMVEPSPIELLSTLEAKSGPMIADEIYAFKDKAGRDIALRFDLTVGITRYVAGRRDLKMPIKLAAFGPVWRYDEPQMGRYRWFHQWDVEIYDNFSIESDAEVIEFTKHYLNSLGIQARIEVSDRRMLEGMIRRRLGIEDEHQVLEMLRAVDKLSKKSRDAILQEYASKGIDAERLRLLLDVAGLKGSLDDVLKSDHLKGMDVDTSRLTALIDSLKARGVSDVVVNMSIVRGLDYYSSIVFEVFSGKSNLALVGGGRYDILPEVFGRKDMGATGAAGGVERLILLLKDIHGEGDGLIMHSKNMASIFIAYADDGLRSKAVMLASDLRRKGVKSECIAASLKRQLDYASSKGYRFAAILTDRMGKEKMVTLRNMVDGSEKVIMIDKLLTDPLAVIGN
- a CDS encoding TIGR00266 family protein, producing MLEVVMDRGEVITAEPGALVYMQGDVEVKTSTKIKEQGLLSRVKSTILGGESFFLNDYIANGRCMLGFAGPMIGDIEGIHVDGSYIVQSRAYLASIGNLSLDTKFQGMVKGLFGTELFMLKVDGNGLVFVNTYGSLFKKELKDGERIVVDNYHLVAMNATAEYKVVKIGGMKTLLLGGEGLGIDVTGPATLYIQSRNMLELKAELTRLLELEKYKDAQFNVGIGAGKEERDRQRWGWDMPRI
- the cofE gene encoding coenzyme F420-0:L-glutamate ligase, with the protein product MKVIGIRVKPRHERFDLFKVMVDSIRACNEHVEDDDIIVVSSKFAAMSQGRVIDMNSVVPAKDAYAISSMHNMDARMAELVLREADHIFSGVPGFLLTVKDGMLAPNAGIDRSNVMHGLSILYPVDAFRVADMLRDKFLIHEGRRVGIVIADSRLMPTRIGTSGVALAVSGFEPVKDRRGSKDLFGNVMRVTLHAIADCIASAANLVMGETDESTPVAIVRGLNVRMDQRSYDWSDLAIEYEQCIYVRGLSMHGSKLVS
- a CDS encoding 3-isopropylmalate dehydratase large subunit produces the protein MTITEKILARASNRERVTAGDVVFASVDKVMVHDVSGPGVMMVLRELERKGKRVERVWDPDRVWIAEDHFVPAVDKIAAENIITLERMSERFGIKKHFRYGLGQYGICHTLSHEEAMVLPGEVYVGGDSHTNTTGALGCFATGMGHTDIAYVLIHGKIWFRVPETLLFRLEGHIPTYIMAKDIILKIIGDSGTDVANYKAMQFAGSAVAEMPMDERFTLTNMTTEAGAKNGIIEPDERTIAYVKERTDRPFKVLKGDDDAEYEEVFTYEVDKLEPIVAKPYSPANIAYARELNSVEIDRAYIGSCTGAKYTDLLEAARILKGRKAKVRLEVLPASQSIYMKALNDGLLSIFLEAGAVIGPPTCGACCGAHMGVLAKDEVCVSTTNRNFPGRMGHVESKTYLASPKVVAASAVTGRITDPRDVVDG
- the leuD gene encoding 3-isopropylmalate dehydratase small subunit (catalyzes the isomerization between 2-isopropylmalate and 3-isopropylmalate in leucine biosynthesis), with amino-acid sequence MRGRVHKYARDNIDTDVIIPGPYLKIMDHNELAKHAMEGLDREFVKKVKKGDFILAGRNFGCGSSREHAPIALSYAGISAVLALSFARIFYRNAVDGAYLLPIEIGEDAYNGIEDGDELEIDIERNEVRNISKGKVYAMKPFPPLIKRIVDAGGLFNYTPE
- a CDS encoding AbrB/MazE/SpoVT family DNA-binding domain-containing protein — its product is MANNMDDDITRYVSDEREEEEASKGEDVEEDRGEVREGKREEREYIHTVTKLGTISIPIPLRRKYGITKGSKMKFIDGEDGIRLIPLVSLRGMFGIDKENRDVVMRMLKEILEGRRMMIT